The following proteins are co-located in the Arctopsyche grandis isolate Sample6627 chromosome 3, ASM5162203v2, whole genome shotgun sequence genome:
- the LOC143909901 gene encoding uncharacterized protein LOC143909901: MWGEGTGARGAGEGAAGAQSLCAACSLRAAQPPRILPPQVASAAHSMGLEISGLNSLPTAVCNECFVSIHKFYLFRERSKKSHSILVNYLKTLKANEAINFDILKSEREKIFPPLTRSKTLVFDVTCSENPNRCNSDEVESIKTTGGLNYQSNTVKDECFEENLNSESEFKRTESRSSSCSNKVDMNLGMDFLYELPLQVPVKKENEFENEMPNNDERKREAKEVGERKRALDTSYQESENENDLFDFGDDDSSMDVPIKTKKIKKSRDSKHKKRKEKVKTKTDSTQIQIVNSTQNVISDKKLSNRMVLETEQYKVIKLNRDQILAEMATNSKSKRYLNSPHKCTLCVKGFNYEDVLQNHMTKHEPKSNYFECDLCHQFLPSAVSMRGHKKSHSTKYQCKICDVIKASRQHLLEHYMLVHDGAPRTYICNVCGKMLTKRTMFQKHMRIHYPSNKIACDKCGKLFKTIETLRAHMLRHTDVKPFSCDQCFKAFRYASLLYTHKITHLTTRNYYCVECDVRFKTQSNLRLHLRKSLKHVDPDLLKFGCDQCDRRYEDEKSLRRHIEWVHLRQKNYKCSKCEMQFGSPDGLRSHMKKIHDGIRPPPNHVCKICNRAFRAKAVLVKHIRVHTGERPYECHECGKKFAQNSTMSTHIKLVHLKMQRQVNRKKSTDIVQIEKKPLQETVVPPTFTYHSSPSENPDSTYFYGTGSAQSAQIMRPNPAAPFP; this comes from the exons ATGTGGGGCGAGGGgacgggggcgcggggggccggggagggggcggcgggggcgcagAGTCTGTGCGCCGCTTGCAGTTTGCGGGCGGCGCAGCCCCCTCGAATTCTGCCGCCACAGGTGGCCTCAGCAGCTCACTCCATGGGACTTGAG ATATCCGGTTTAAACAGTCTTCCCACTGCAGTTTGTAACGAATGTTTCGTGTCTATtcacaaattttatttgttcagGGAAAGAAGTAAAAAATCTCACAGTATCCTTGTTAATTATCTTAAAACTCTCAAAGCCAACGAAGcg attaattttgatattttgaaaagtgAACGAGAAAAAATATTTCCACCCCTCACTCGTTCTAAAACTCTAGTCTTCGATGTAACGTGTTCAGAAAATCCAAATCGATGTAATTCAGATGAAGTTGAATCCATCAAAACAACTGGTGGATTGAATTACCAAAGTAACACAGTAAAAGATGAATGTtttgaagaaaatttaaatagtgAATCGGAATTTAAAAGAACCGAGTCTAGATCCAGTTCTTGTTCTAATAAGGTAGATATGAATCTCGGCAtggattttttatatgaattgcCTTTACAAGTACcagttaaaaaagaaaatgaatttgaaaatgAGATGCCAAATAACGACGAGAGAAAAAGGGAAGCTAAAGAAGTGGGAGAGCGAAAACGAGCATTAGATACGTCGTATCAAGAGAGTGAGAATGAGAAtgatctttttgatttcggtgatgatgaCTCGAGTATGGATGTACCGATAAAaactaagaaaataaaaaaatctcgagattcaaaacATAAAAAGAGAAAAGAAAAAGTGAAAACAAAAACTGATTCTACTCAAATTCAAATTGTGAATTCTACTCAAAATGTAATAAGTGATAAGAAACTGAGTAATCGAATGGTTCTTGAAACAGAACAATATAAG gtgataaaattaaatagagATCAAATTTTAGCCGAAATGGCAACAAATTCAAAAAGTAAACGATATTTGAATTCACCCCACAAGTGCACTCTTTGTGTGAAAGGATTTAATTATGAAGACGTTTTACAAAATCATATGACAAAACACGAACCT aaaagtaattattttgaatgtgatCTTTGTCATCAATTTTTGCCATCAGCAGTATCGATGCGAGGTCACAAAAAATCGCACAGTACCAAGTATCAATGTAAGATTTGTGACGTTATAAAGGCTTCTCGTCAACACCTGCTGGAACATTACATGTTGGTTCATGATGGTGCCCCgcgtacctatatatgtaatgtgTGTGGAAAAATGTTAAC tAAAAGAACTATGTTTCAAAAACACATGAGAATACACTATCCTTCAAACAAAATAGCTTGTGATAAATgtggaaaattatttaaaaccatTGAAACATTAAGAGCTCACATGct TCGACACACAGATGTAAAACCTTTTTCTTGTGATCAGTGTTTCAAAGCTTTCCGGTATGCGTCCTTACTATATACACACAAAATTACCCATCTTACCACTCGTAATTATTATTGTGTTGAATGTGATGTACGATTTAAAACACAGTCTAATCTGCGACTTCATTTGAGAAAATCTTTAAAACATGTCGACCCTGATTTGTTAAA GTTCGGATGTGATCAATGTGACCGACGGTATGAAGACGAAAAAAGTCTACGGCGTCACATAGAATGGGTTCATCTGCGTCAGAAAAATTATAAGTGCTCGAAATGTGAAATGCAATTCGGCTCTCCAGACGGACTACGTAGTCATATGAAGAAAATCCACGATGGCATTAGACCACCACCTAATCACGTCTGTAAAATATGCAATAGAGCCTTTAGG GCGAAGGCAGTGCTTGTAAAGCACATAAGGGTGCACACCGGTGAAAGACCATATGAATGTCATGAGTGTGGGAAGAAATTTGCTCAAAATTCGACAATGTCCACTCACATAAAATTAGTACATTTAAAAATGCAACGGCAGGTCAACAGAAAAAAGTCAACGGATATTGTCCAGATAGAAAAAAAGCCACTTCAGGAAACTGTAGTGCCACCCACTTTTACTTACCATTCATCTCCTAGTGAGAATCCAGATTCTACTTATTTTTATGGAACCGGTTCAGCACAGTCAGCGCAAATAATGCGGCCTAATCCTGCTGCACCGTTTCCATAG